CACGgcattgtccgctttggcacacaagaccTCACGGTTTTCTCTTTGACGATAAGGATGCTAGCCGAAGTACCctacactcactcgtcaaaacgcatCATGATAaagagaggtatccacacccttataaaaCTTGTTTCGTTCTCCTCCCCAATCGATGTGAGACCTTACAAATTTGATCTGTAGTATTTATGATAATTACCTATATTTGATTTGTATTTTGTACATATAATTCGATCACATCGAATCCATAGATAAATAAGATCAAATAtcagattttaaatttgtatccGCCTATTTAATCTTAAGttctgattaataaaaaatattataaataaataaaaatataatatttaaaaattctttttcttagtctaatttttaatttgtagtgCANNNNNNNNNNNNNNNNNNtttttaatttctattataaaaaaagatatatttttttcaatcatatataatATCTGATCTTATCGATTCTTAAGATCGGACTGCAGCCCAAAAATTGCAGATATTAATTTGATACTTTGAGTAGGGattgaattgaaattttgtctatatatattttactcaaCTTCTAGATTTAATCTCCGTACACTTCTAATCAAAATATGGCCTTATAACTCGTTTTCtttctaattgaaaaaaaaaaaaaaacgaaaaccNNNNNNNNNNNNNNNNNNNNNNNNNNNNNNNNNNNNNNNNNNNNNNNNNNNNNNNNNNNNNNNNNNNNNNNNNNNNNNNNNNNNNNNNNNNNNNNNNNNNNNNNNNNNNNNNNNNNNNNNNNNNagtaaagatatttttaagttggtttattttcattaaatataaattgatttTTGTTAAGTGAATTATATCGAATTATCCTTAGTTATAAttgatgatatatatatatatatatatatctacgGTACATTTTAGTCTGATAGATTAAAGACTAATTCgttacaaatttaaattttatttaaaaatttatcgttGATCAATGAGTTACTGCATATATAAAACATGATTTGAATCTCACATACTTATTTAAACAGACGAATGAGCTGACTATTTGACAAACTCAAGTTAGTTAGATGTATAtcttttgtttgtgaaaaaaagagaaaagaatccTTTAGATATTTAGACCGTTTCTTACGTTAATAACGAGTGTATTTTaacagaaaaaatataattttgtccTTTAAAACAGTTAgcataaaattttacaaaaataaaattatacaaaaaaatttacagtGTCAAGCACAACGAGGAGCAATCTACTTTTCACCGCGCTACTCTTAACTATGTGGAGTAACGATAGGATAAGAGAAAGAACTAGATATCCACATATTAGAGAGTTGGCCACCACAAAAAATCTGCACAGTCATAAACAAAGAGATACATAACAATTAAGTAGATATAGGAAGAAATGAACACAATTTCCATATTTTggaatgaaaaattttaagataaaatttattttttgtctatgaaatttattaaaatttttaaatatattcttaaattttattttattttaattttttaaaaaatttttagtcgCATCAAATGTACTCCTCTCAATTGAGGTGGCAGTAGAGTGGGTTTGAACGAGTTTATGTTCTATTAAGTTCCGTTTCATCCTTTCTCACTTTTGATATTCCACTCACTTCACCTATATTTGTAAACGTTAAGTTACAGTACCCTAATCCATTTTTATGGGTACCCGACCTATCTCTACCCGTTTTTATAACAATTATNNNNNNNNNNNNNNNNNNNNNNNNNNNNNNNNNNNNNNNNNNNNNNNNNNNNNNNNNNNNNNNNNNNNNNNNTCCCGACCAGATAGAGATGGGGCGGATGCTACGGCTAAACCTATCTATTAGGCTATTAGCTAcaaattttcaagaaacttaAAACAATTTAGCAATAATTTTATGAGGATAACCCTTTAACACAAGTCATACCGACTCTTAGTTGTTAAGTATTATAGTTGAATTAATTCtaagttttttgaaaatttaactgCTAAGGATACCATtgatgtaataaaaaaatattagaacaaaattgaaataaagtaaaacttaaaaatatttttgaaatttttaacaaactttagagataaaaaatatattttaatataatatttttaatatctatttcattatttagtaaataaatttaaggcaaagtatattttttgtttctaaaattttgtaaaagttttaaaaatatctctaaattttattttgtctcataaattttcgatttgtatcaaatatactcCTGGtgactaatttttcaaaaaaaattaagactaattcaacaacaattttataagaataaCCTTTAATATACAAACAAATCAagtataatttttatgtatttttgttagattggtcttaattttttaaaatttagctaTCGAAAGTATATTTGATGCGAATCCAAAACTtttaagacaaaattaaaacaaaataaaatttagagatatttttaaatttttattaaattttaagaataaaaaatattctttaccCATAAATTTATGTATATAGTCCCTATATTGTCTAAGTACTATAAATAGCTTCTAAAAACTAAAGAAGTTTTTAGGTATTCATAAAACAATACTATTTTTATAGATATAgccataattaattaaaagaatatttttataaagtaTGATCTATCATTAAATTAGGCTGTTTATATTATctatattttcttattaattataGAGAGTATATATACTTACACAAAGGAGGGGAGGTCATCAAATTCAGCCCTGAATCTTATAAACTGAGTTGCAAATGGCAGCGTCTCATCGGTAGTTCCCATGGCAATTGCAGCAGCTAATGTTCCAACCGCCGCAACAATTCTCAATATAAAGTCCATTATAGACAACCCTCTTGCCAACCCTTTTCTACGAGATATTACACCACCACCTTCAATTGTTGAACCCTTCATCATTTTCTACCAACTTGCAACCTTTGATTCTCTTTCAATCCTCTCCCTCaaatgtatgtatatataatacTATGTTAGTTGGTGCTTCTTAATTATTTAGTCAGTGGTTTGTGATCATAACTAACCGTAAAATGCATTTGATATATATAGTTGATGAAGAATGATAAGCAGCgacatttgaatttgttttggttAATCTAAAGCTTGCTACGTGGATGCTTGTGATTGGTGTTGCTAACATACATGATCGTGAATGATgcttattaatataaaaattaaaagctaAGAAAAGTGCCTATGTTCCTGCTCCAATAATAGAAGCATTATGTTAACTTTCAACCATTGAGATTTGGTTGTGGTAGTTTGCACATGATCACAATATGCAACATTGTAAGTGAATTatggataaaaaaaaaaccgtcCTCTAGAAATAATTGTCTTTGAAGGTTTATTTTATAGGAAAGTATAGAGAGTTAATAGTCTAAGCgcacaatgtgtacaatgaaggtttagggagtattagagatatgaccattagtgttacattgtcctATCAAGTTACGGTTTTGGGATGAGCGGGTTCATGACATGTATTAGAATTCTAGATCCGAAAGGTTAAGgttcgatccttggtgaacTCCAAAATCAACTTAAGTTTTTGGAATGAGTGATTTTAtgacatgagatgtttattatctctGGTAtccggatggttattctggatagtatgggtgatgttcattttatttatggACCAAAGATttagcccattgtacacattgtacgcttaGACCATTGGCTCCTTAGCACTACCCTTtccaaaaatatcattaaaaatttattactataTATAACTTACAAGAAATAATAACAATGAAAAGTGTACTCATAAAAAATCTCACCTAATTAGTTAGgcttatattaaatatttatatggAGCATGTATGGATCTGCCACAACTGAATCGCACCTACACAACCTAAAACCAAGTCCATTTCTATGCTTTGAAAAGTTAAAAAACTGATTATTTCTTTTTGGATGTGAATGATACACTCACATTCTCCATTTTCGTTtcttcaattccttccttgccaatcctctcttatttcttcttcttatttgtttattaattaatttatttttcttatagtaGTAATCAGTGTTGTATGTATTGTGAACTTGCTAATTGAAATTTTGGAGCCTTTGAGTACTATATTGTATGTTATACacaattgtatatatattttctagCAATATTATATAgcgtgaaaaaataaaaaagaatgtaaaaataaaaaacacatttAGTGAGCATCCAAAATGAACAGCATCTCCATTTAGAGCATATATTTTCATCTATGAAGTAAGTTGTGACCAAATTTATTTGTGCATGCATGGCATGGAAGCATAAAAATggaaatttaaaataatctaaTGGCAACCATGTGGAATGTTTAAAATATACATGAATAGGTAGTTTCATTCAATTCACTTAACTAAACATGATATGCACTTCTTAAATTACACTAATCAAAtgaccaaatttaaaattttaaaccaatTTGGTGTTTAAACAAAACTAATAATCAAGTGCCTTGTCAAAATTCAATCTAAacatcattaaaaatagcaTAACATTACacaattctaaattataatgCCTAAAGATAACCACATTTAAGACAAATGCTggccaaacataaaaattaaacaaaaaatttcacTCAGACATTTCATCGAGCATATGGTGTGCACAATATGTAAACAGGGATTTTAAACTCAATTTAAGCAGCAATCAATCCAAAAAAATCAGCCATCAAACATTTTAGAATCCAAAAAATATCAATCTATTAATCTAAGTCTAATTTAAAcactaaaagtaaaattaaaaattagttaaaataaataaacaaaaaaacacGGATGGGAGGAAGCATAGAACCTGCATTGGTGAAAGGGGAAGAATGGAAAGAGAGGAGTAGCAGATGCGCTGTTGCAGCGGCACAGAGCTCAGCCACTTCTGGGTTGCACTGGGATTTTTTGCTGGGATTGGGCTTTGCACAGAAAACAGGGGTAGCGTACAGGAGATTGAGGAGAAATGGAAAAAGagtgaagaaaaagagaagagagggaagagAGAAGGGGTAGGCGACGGTGGTCACTAGTGGTGATGGCAGTGGTGTCAGACAGAGGGTTGAGGCTGGATTGAGAGTGCAGAAGAGAAAAGGGTCAAGCGAAAGGAAGATAAGATGAGAGGCTAGTTGCAGAGTTTCAATTCACCAATGTAAAAACTctgttttttaatttgaaatataattattattaaaatttaattaatcaaaCTATTAATTACATTTaggattaatttatttttttaaccccATTGTTTACATTGTTCACTAATGTTATTGTTCAcctatatttttccttttgaaaaaagtattaataaaatctttttagttaAAACTTGTTTAATAGTACAGCATCTAAttagtttgtttgtttgtatatGTTTGATTGTAGGTCATCAGTGATGGACCCAGAAAATTTTAGGAGTGgggataaaaatatatacactaaaataaattttattgaacattattaattatataaagatataaaaattaaaaaaattaatgaacacttttatttttataaaaaatattttttttatttctaaaacttgaacttaaaatattttaattaaattatagataatttgttatcttaactaatttttttatacacatttaataataaaagattgaCTCAATTGCCACATTAGCAACTAATGACACactagtatttataatttaaaactagaattatatataaatactagaaaaattaaatcTGTGTATAAAAgtatgtttatataaaataatataaccttaatttacaattttttttctttcgttctttttaaaataattaagtttgttatatatttttaaatttaattttgatataatgttagatgaaatattttatttatctatttaattatgtattataattaaaatattttatttttattatttttaaaaataaaaaatatattctaaattagtaaattaatttatttattttaaaattttatattcaacaCAGGTACATATAATAgaacaaaagatagaaaataagtaataaagataaataaattgagaataaaaaaaattatataaagtcaTGAAGAGAAATAttagattaatatttaaaatataattgtttaaattaaaatttgttattgaaaatatcaaaaagaaaaataatgaaattggaAGATAGATAGAGTCATagaaagttaaataaaaaaatatggagaATTTGAAATTTATCTTTTGATGAACAGAAGATTACTACTAgacaagaaatagaaaaaaatgttaaaaatataaaaata
The Arachis duranensis cultivar V14167 chromosome 5, aradu.V14167.gnm2.J7QH, whole genome shotgun sequence genome window above contains:
- the LOC107489301 gene encoding casparian strip membrane protein 1-like, with product MMKGSTIEGGGVISRRKGLARGLSIMDFILRIVAAVGTLAAAIAMGTTDETLPFATQFIRFRAEFDDLPSFVFFVVANSLICGYLVLSLILSLLHIVKSSAVKSRLLLVVLDTIMLGLATAGASAAAAIVYIAHYGNPKPNWFAICQQYNSFCERISASLIGSYLAAAILVILIIFSAVAISRN